A genomic region of Streptomyces sp. R33 contains the following coding sequences:
- a CDS encoding alpha/beta hydrolase has product MTDAMTPVTGQEPEIDSLHHLCRLLAEAAEGVGDASRYASELALGSRLPRTARGAAAWRTLLRTITDPKGLGWAPRGRGLAGIGWLAGVFTSRESLAVSLAVTGLKARIRAAAVTHPELLGDPDTGRVLRAVEGDRQREAIRVFRSLLGNKGAERAFALLAPSFADILAWNALTDENPLNDAAGWEVATGRTLTGSEPVLGVSARVWALLDRGPGRAEPFVPSPRLAECLDTTGTIAGYVRNIDAVGTDGTLLVQQVVGPDGVQRYVVQLAGMAGVSDESPQDLLGAVHAVARPATPYSRAVAKALRQLIPSGCELALVGHSLGGITAMNLAADRDFCGIHQVTHVVAVGSPIDGKRPADPRTRVYSLVNEHDVVPSLEGRSSVSPYALPAQFTEFTWTDDTHAFPLCHAAERYAHNLEYEVAEASALVDADLAPFRGRVTDTRFFRLYDR; this is encoded by the coding sequence ATGACCGATGCCATGACCCCCGTCACCGGGCAGGAACCGGAGATCGACTCCCTGCACCACCTCTGCCGCCTGCTCGCGGAGGCCGCCGAAGGGGTGGGGGACGCCTCCCGGTACGCGTCCGAACTCGCCCTCGGCTCGCGGCTGCCGCGCACCGCCCGCGGCGCCGCCGCCTGGCGCACCCTGCTGCGGACGATCACCGACCCGAAAGGGCTCGGCTGGGCCCCGCGCGGCCGCGGGCTCGCCGGGATCGGCTGGCTCGCCGGGGTGTTCACCAGCCGCGAGAGCCTCGCGGTGAGCCTGGCCGTGACGGGCCTCAAGGCCCGGATCCGGGCCGCCGCCGTGACCCACCCCGAGCTGCTCGGCGACCCCGACACCGGGCGCGTGCTGAGGGCCGTCGAGGGGGACCGCCAGCGGGAGGCGATCCGCGTCTTCCGTTCCCTGCTCGGCAACAAGGGCGCCGAGCGCGCCTTCGCCCTGCTGGCCCCCTCGTTCGCCGACATCCTCGCGTGGAACGCCCTCACCGACGAGAACCCCCTCAACGACGCGGCGGGCTGGGAGGTCGCCACCGGCCGCACCCTGACCGGCTCCGAGCCGGTCCTCGGCGTCAGCGCACGGGTCTGGGCCCTCCTCGACCGCGGCCCCGGCCGGGCCGAACCGTTCGTGCCCTCCCCCCGGCTCGCCGAGTGCCTCGACACCACCGGCACCATCGCCGGGTACGTCCGCAACATCGACGCGGTGGGCACCGATGGAACGCTGCTGGTCCAGCAGGTCGTGGGACCCGACGGCGTCCAGCGGTACGTCGTCCAGCTCGCCGGCATGGCCGGCGTCAGCGACGAGAGCCCCCAGGACCTGCTGGGCGCGGTGCACGCGGTCGCGAGGCCGGCCACCCCGTACTCGAGGGCCGTCGCCAAGGCGCTGCGCCAGTTGATCCCCTCGGGCTGCGAACTGGCCCTGGTGGGCCACAGTCTGGGCGGGATCACCGCCATGAACCTGGCCGCCGACCGGGACTTCTGCGGCATCCACCAGGTCACGCACGTCGTGGCGGTCGGCTCCCCCATCGACGGCAAGCGCCCCGCCGATCCCCGGACGCGGGTCTACTCGCTGGTCAACGAGCACGACGTGGTGCCCAGCCTGGAGGGCCGCTCGTCGGTCTCCCCGTACGCGCTTCCGGCGCAGTTCACCGAGTTCACCTGGACCGACGACACGCACGCCTTCCCGCTGTGCCATGCCGCCGAGCGGTACGCGCACAACCTCGAGTACGAGGTTGCGGAGGCGAGCGCGCTCGTGGACGCGGACCTCGCGCCCTTCCGGGGCCGGGTGACCGACACCCGCTTCTTCCGGCTCTACGACCGCTGA